Genomic segment of Streptomyces brevispora:
GCGTGGCCTGACGGAGCCGTACAGCAACGCCCGCCGCTTCAGTCCCGGCGCAGCAGCGACACCATGACGTCCAGCAGTGTCGCCTCCGCGTCCGGAACGCCCGTCTCCGAGCGCCAGGCGACGAACCCGTCGGGGCGGACCAGCACGGCACCCTCGGTGCTCGTGCCATGCGCCGCGGCCCAGTCGGCACCGGCCTCCGGCTCCAGATCGCCGCCGGGACCGGTGCCGATGCCGAACGCGTCGAGCCGCACCGCCAGCCGGTCACCGACCCGCGCCGCCGCCCGCCGCCACGCCACGTCCGCGCCATCGGCGAGCAGCACGAACGACCGCTCGTACAGATCCAGGGTGGAGATCCGCTCGCCCGCCCGCCGGAGCCACAAGTGCGGTGCCCGGCTGCCCGGTTCACCCGTCAGCTGCATCCCCTGCGGCACCACCGGCTGATCCGGGCCGACGCCCAGCACCGCGCCTTCCACGTAGCGGTAGCCCAACGCCACGTTCAGCATCCCGCCGCGCTTCCCACCGCCCACGGTGGGCGGCGGCGCATACCCGGGGTGGCTGTGCTCGCCGGACCGCGCCGAGGCACGTTCGCTCGTCGCCCGCGCCACCGGAAGCCGCTCCGCGCCGTAGGTGTCCAGCAGACCCGGCCCCGCCTCACCACGCAACACGGTGGCGAGCTTCCACGCCAGGTTGTGCGCGTCCTGGATACCTGTGTTGGAGCCGAACGCCCCGGTCGGCGACATCTCGTGGGCCGAGTCGCCGGCGAGGAACACCCGGCCGCGGGAGTAGCGGTCCGCCACCCGTTCCGCCGCGTGCCACGGCGCCTTGCCGGTGATCTTCACATCGATGTCCGGGGCACCGACCGCCCTGCGGATGTGCTCGGCACACCGCTCGTCCGTGAAGTCCTCCAGCGTCTCGCCCCGGTCGGGCTGCCACGGCGCGTGGAACACCCACTGCTCCTTGTTGTCCACCGGCAGCAGGGCGCCGTCCGCCGCCGGATCGGTCAGGTAGCACACGATGAAGCGCCGGTCCCCGATCACCTCGGCGAGCCGGCGGGAGCGGAAGGTGATACTCACGTTGTGGAACAGGTCGCCGGCCCCCGAACGGCCGATGCGCAGCTGCTCGCGGATCGGACTGCGCGGACCGTCGGCAGCGATGAGATAGTCCGCCCGCACCGTGGTGTGTTCGCCCGTCTCCCGGCTCTTCAGGACCGCCCCGACCCCTGACTCGTCCTCCTCGAACGAGAGCAGTTCGGTGGAGAACCGCAGGTCACCGCCCTGCTCCCGGGCCCGGTCCAGCAGAACCGGCTCCAGGTCGTTCTGGCTGCACAGGCACCAGCCGGTCGGGCTGAAACGGGCGAGCGCGCCACCCGGGTCGATCTCCTTGAACAGCCACTCCTGGTCGTCACCGGTCAGCGATCCGGCCTGCAGAATGCCGTGATTCTCCGCCAGCACCGACGCGGCTGCTCGGATCTCCTGTTCCACCCCCGCTCTGCGGAAGACCTCCATCGTGCGCACGTTGTTGCCGCGACCGCGGGGATGTGTCGAGGTGGCGGCGTGTTTCTCGACGAGCAGATGCTCGACGCCGAGCCGGCCGAGGAATAGGGACGCGGACAGGCCCACCAGGGAGCCGCCCACGATGAGGACCGGTACATGGAGGTCGACGTTCTCGTTCATCAGTTGCTCCAGCTCGGACGCCTTACAGATGCAGTGTTCATGCCCTTGCCGGAGCGGTTCGGACGCCCGCTCACCTGAACGGTTCATAAATCTCGCGTCAGCCGGACCAGCGTTTCACGATCGGTGACGGAGACGACGCCCGCGGTCCGGGGCGGACCGTGCATATCCGCCGGGAGACTCCCCGCTCCGATCCCACTCGGCAGCCGCCGGTTACCCAGCGAACCGGAAGGCCTGACCACCCCACCGTCTCGAAGGAGTTCACAAGATGACCACCACCCTCTCGGAACGGATCTCCCAGTCCGCCTTCGACGGATCCAGGTTGCGCGTCGTGCTGCTGCTGGACCTGTACGACGGCGCTCAGACGCAGTTCCTGGAGGCGTACGAGCGCCTGCGCAACCAGGTGGCATCCGTACCCGGACACATCAGCGACCAGCTGTGCCAGTCGATCGAGAATCCTTCGCAGTGGCTGATCACCAGCGAGTGGGAGAGCGCGCCGCCCTTCCTCGCCTGGGTGAACAGCGAGGAGCACGTCGCCACCGTCCAGCCGCTGCACGGCTGCGTACGCGACACCCGCTCGCTGCGCTTCAGCGTCCTGCGGGAGACCGGCAAGGCCTTCGAGCCCGCCGCCGCCCCGCTCATGGGAAGCCTGCAGTCCTCCCCGCGGCTCGGCGACGGAGTCGTGCGCCACGCACTCACCTTCACGGTCAAGCCGGGCACCGAGGAGATCGTGGCTAAGATCCTCGCCGACTACGACTCCCCGAAGGCCCAGGTCGACGAGAGCACCCGACTGCGCCGCACCTCGCTCTTCATGCACGGCAACCGTGTGGTGCGCGCGGTCGAGGTCGAGGGCGACCTCCTCGCGGCCCTGCGCCACGTCTCCAGGCAGCCCGAGGTCCGGGCGGTCGAGGAGGCCATCAACCCGTACCTGGAGCAGGACCGCGACCTCTCCGACCCCAACTCCGCCCGGATGTTCTTCACCCGGGCGGCGCTGCCCACCGTCCACCACGTGTCGGCGGGCCGGCACGCCCCCGTGGACGTCCGGCGCCACGCGCTGTTCTACCAGGCCAAGGAGGGCTGCGGGATGGCCCTGGCCCGGCTGCTGGCCGGCAACGACGAAGAGGCCGCGGACGACGTCACCAGCCCCGTCGACAGCAGCACGATCTTCCAGCGCGACGACATCGTCGTCCGCCTCCTGGAGGTGGACGGCCCGCTCGACGCGCAGCCCGCCCAGTCGCTCGGCATCCACGGCCACGGCAAGGCGGCCAGGCTCGCCCGCCTCCTGGACGGGGACGCGAACGCCGCCCCGACCAGCGATCAGGACGCCGCGCGCTTCCTCGCACGCTCCGAGATGCGCCTGATCACCGACCGGAGCGCCGCGGAGTCCTGAGCCGCGCTTCCGCACCCTGGGGGGTTCTCGCTCAACCCGTCGAAACACCGCGCAACGCGCCAGGAGGAAAGCAGTCATGACCATGCACCGGCCACGCATCGTGGACCTCAGCGAGACCCAGCCCAACCGCAGGCGCGGAGGTGACCTGCGCGCTCTGCTCACCCCGACGGCGGTGGGTGCCACCAGCGGCTTCATGGGACTGGCCATTGTTCAGCCGGGAGACCGCATCGGTGAGCACTACCACCCGTACTCGGAGGAGTTCGTGTACGTCGTGAGCGGGCTCCTGGAGGTCGACCTGGACGGTGAGCCGCATGCCATGCGGCCCGACCAGGGGCTGCTCATCCCTCCGCACGTCCGGCACCGCTTCCGCAACGTCGGCGACATCGAGGCCCGCATGGTCTTCCACCTCGGGCCGCTCGCCCCCCGCCCGGAGCTCGGCCACGTCGACACCGAGCACACGGACACCGCCGAGCACGGCGCGCCGCCAGAACGAACCGAGGCCGCCTCATGACCCGGCGGGTGGCGGTCACCGGAGTCGGTGTCGTCGCGCCGGGCGGGATCGGCGCACCGGCCTTCTGGGACCTCCTCGCCAACGGCCGTACCGCGACCCGCGGCATCACGCTCTTCGACCCGGCCGGCTTCCGGTCCCGGATCGCGGCCGAGTGCGACTTCGACCCGGCGGCGTACGGACTGGACGCGGACGAGGTCGCCCGCGCGGACCGGTACGTCCAGTTCGCGATGGTGGCGGCCCGCGAGGCACTCGCCGACGCGGGCCTCGACCAGGAGCGGACCGACCCCTGGCGCATGGGCGTCTCGCTCGGCTCCGCGGTCGGTGGAACCACCCGGCTGGAGCACGACTACGTCGCGGTCAGCGGCTCCGGCGCACGCTGGGACGTCGACCACCGTCCGGCCGGGCCCCATCTGGAGCGGGCCTTCTCACCGAGTTCGCTGGCCTCCGCCGTCGCCGAGCAGGTCGGCGCGCACGGTCCGGTGCAGACCGTCTCGACCGGCTGCACCTCCGGCCTCGACGCGATCGGCTATGCCTTCCACTCCATCGAGGAGGGGCGCGTCGACGTCTGCATCGCCGGGGCGTCGGACTCCCCGATCACCCCGATCACGGTGGCGTGCTTCGACGCGATCAAGGCGACCTCGGCCAACAACGAGGACCCGGAACACGCCTCCCGGCCCTTCGACTCCCGCCGCGACGGCTTCGTGATGGGCGAGGGCGGAGCCGTACTCGTCCTGGAGGAGCTGGAGCACGCCCGCGCCCGCGGGGCGACGGTGTACTGCGAGATCGCGGGCTACGCGACCTTCGGCAACGCCTACCACATGACCGGGCTGACCTCGGAGGGCCTGGAGATGGCGGAGGCCATCAACCGGGCGCTCGGGCACGCCGGGATCGCCGCATCGGACATCGACTACGTCAACGCGCACGGCTCGGGCACCAAGCAGAACGACCGGCACGAGACCGCCGCCGTGAAGCGGGCCCTCGGCGCGCACGCCCACGACGTGCCGATGAGCTCCATCAAGTCGATGATCGGCCACTCACTCGGGGCGATCGGCGCGATAGAGATCGCGGCCTGTGTACTCGCACTGGTCCACCAGACGGTCCCGCCGACGGCGAACTACGAGTCCCCGGACCCCGAGTGCGACCTCGACTACGTGCCGCGCACCGCACGTCCGCTGAAGTTGCGCAGCGTCCTCTCGGTCGGCAGCGGCTTCGGTGGCTTCCAGTCCGCTGTGGCCCTGACCAGAACCGGTGGGAGGACACCATGAGCATCCGAGAGGACCGGCGCACCGTCGTCACGGGCATCGGCGTCGTCGCCCCCAACGGCACGAGCACCGAGACCTTCTGGAAGCAGACCCAGGAGGGCATGAGCGTGCTCGACCGCGTCACCCGCGAGGGGTGCGAGCAGCTGCCGCTGCACGTCGCGGGTGAGGTCAGGGGCTTCGACCCGGTCAGCCTGATCGAGGAGCGCTACCTCGTGCAGACCGACCGGTTCACGCACTTCGCGATGGCCGCGGCCGACATGGCCCTGGACGACGCCCGGCTGGGCCGTGCCGACTACGAGGACAAGCCGTTCAGCGTGGGAGTGGTGACCGCGGCCGGTTCCGGCGGTGGCGAGTTCGGCCAGCGCGAGCTGCAACGGCTGTGGGGCCAGGGTTCCAAGTACGTCGGCCCGTACCAGTCGATCGCCTGGTTCTACGCCGCGAGCACCGGCCAGATCTCCATCCGCGGCGGCTTCAAGGGGCCGTGCGCGGTGGTGGCCAGCGACGAGGCCGGCGGGCTCGACGCGCTGGCCCACGCCGACCGGTCCATCCGGCGCGGCACCGACGCGGTGGTGGTCGGCGCGGCCGAGGCCCCGCTCGCGCCCTACTCCGTCGTCTGCCAGCTCGGCTACCGGGACCTGAGCACCGGCGAGGACCCGACGCGGGCCTACCGCCCGTTCACCTCGGACGCCTGCGGATTCGTGCCCGCCGAGGGCGGCGCGATGTTCGTGGTCGAGGAGGCCGGAGCGGCCAGGGAGCGCGGCGCCAGGATCAGAGCCGAACTCGCCGGTCACGCCGCCACCTTCACCACCGCGATGCGCTGGGAGGAGTCCCGGGAGGGCCTCGCCCACGCCATCGAGGGCGCACTGCGGGAGGCCGGCTGCGCGCCCGAGGAGATCGACGTGGTCTTCGCGGACGCCCTCGGCGTACCCGCCGCGGACCGGGCCGAGGCGCTGGCCCTGGCCGACGCACTCGGCCCGCATGGCAGGCGGGTGCCGGTGACGGCGCCCAAGACCGGTATCGGGCGGGCCTACTGCGGTGCCCCCGTGCTGGACGCGGCGGCCGCCGTGCTGGCCATGGAGAACGGTCTGATCCCGCCCACGCCCAACGTCTTCGAGGTGTGCCACGACCTCGATGTCGTCACCGGACGGGCCCGCGCCGCCGAACTGCGGACGGCGCTCGTGCTCAGCCGCGGGCTCATGGGCTCGAACGCGGCGATGGTGCTGCGGCACCCCGCGGGCCGCGACGCGTGAGCACCCCACCGACCCCCTCGTGACAAGGAGAAGTCCCTCATGACCGACCGACTGACCTATGACGAACTGGCCGTCCTGATGAAGAAGGGCGCCGGACTGACCGTCGACCCCCGGGAGATGGAGAGCCGGCCCGGCACCGCCTTCGACGATTTCGGCCTCGACTCACTGGGCCTCCTCGGCATCGTCGGCGTGCTGGAGAACCGGCACGGACAGCCGCTGCCGGCCGAGGCCGACCGGTGCAGGACGCCCCGTGAGTTCCTCGACCTCGTCAACAACAACCTCATGACAGGAGCCTGAAGTGTCCGGACACACCGAGAACGAGATCGTCATCGCAGCCCCCCTGGACATCGTCTGGGACATGACGAACGACCTCGAGAACTGGCCCAGTCTGTTCAGCGAGTACGCCGCGGTCGAGATCGTCGAGCGTGACGGCGAGCGGACCACCTTCCGCCTGACCATGCACCCCGACGAGAACGACAAGGTGTGGAGCTGGGTCTCGGAGCGCACCACGGACCGGCCCGGCCGCACCGTCCGGGCCCGCCGCGTCGAGCCGGGCCCGTTCCAGCACATGGACATCCGGTGGGAGTACTCCGAGGTCCCCGGCGGCACCCGTATGCACTGGGCGCAGGACTTCGCGATGCGCCCGGACGCCCCGGTCGACGACGCCTGGATGACCGACAACATCAACCGCAACTCGCGCGTCCAGATGGAGCTCATCCGGGACAAGATCGAGCAGCGCGACCGCGAGCGCCGCTCGACGTCCGTCACGGCCGGCTGACCTGTCGTCCCGACCGCCGACGGTCCGGCCACCCGGCCTTCCGGCCGGGTCCCGGGCCGGGTACCAGAAAGGCACCACCCGATGCACCACGCCCTGATCGTCGCCCGGATGGCGCCGGAGTCGGCGCCGGACATCGCCGAACTGTTCGCCGCCTCCGACAGCAGTGAGCTGCCGCACCTGGTCGGCGTCACCCGGCGCAAGCTGTTCCAGTTCGGCGACGTCTATCTGCACCTGATCGAGTCCGAGCGCCCGCCGGGTCCGGAGATCGCCAAGGTGACCGGACACGCTGCGTTCAAGGACATCAGCGACCGGCTCACCGCCTTCATCAGCCCGTACGACCCGCAGACCTGGCGGGGGCCGAAGGACGCGATGGCGCAGGAGTTCTACTGCTGGGAGCGCGACACCACCGCCTGACAACGACGATCGCCCCGGGTCCGGCCGCAAGGCCGGACCCGGGGCGATCGTCGTGCTGCCCGGGACAGGGGAGTCAGCCGGGGATCACGCATTCGAACGCGTGGAGGTAGGGGTTGACCGGCCGGACCTCACCGATGAGCAGCCCTGCCTCCGACAGCCGGTCGACCAGACTCTGCCGGGTGTGCTTGGCACCGCCGACGTTCAGGAGCAGCAGCAGATCCATGGCGGTGGTGAACCGCATCGAGGGGGTGTCGTCGACGAGGTTCTCGATGACGACGACCCGGGCTCCCGGACGGGCCGCCGCGACGACGCTGCGCAGCGCCCGGCGCGTGCTGTCGTCGTCCCACTCCAGGATGTTCTTGATGATGTAGAGGTCGGCCGCCACCGGGATGCCCTCACGGCAGTCCCCGGCCACGATGCCCGCCCGGCCGGCGAGCGGTCCGCCGTCCCGCAGCCGCTCGTCGGCCCGCGCCACCACACCCGGCAGATCCATCAGGGTGCCGCTCAGCGACGGGTGCTTCTCCAACAGGCTCGCCAGTACGTGCCCCTGACCGCCGCCGATGTCGGCGACCACGGACACCCCGGTGAGGTCGAGGAGGGCGGCGACGTCCTGCGCGGACTGCATGCTGGACGTGGTCATGGCCCGGTTGAACACCTGGGCCGACTCGTGCGCGTCCTGGTGGAGGTAGTCGAAGAACTCCTTGCCGTGCACGTCCTCGAAGACATTGCGGCCGGTGCGCACCGCGTCGTCCAGCCGCGGCCATACGTCCCAGGTCCAGGGCTCGGTGCACCACAGCGAGATGTACCGGAGGCTGTTCGGGTCGTTCTCGCGCAGCAGCCGTGACATGTCCGTGTGGGCGAACGCGCCGTCCGCCGTCTCGGTGAAGATGCCATAGCAGGTCAGGGCGCGCAGCAGCCGTTGCAGCGGTACGGGTTCGGTCTTCACCACCGCGGCCAGCTCGGCCGCGGTGGCGGGCGTCTCGCCCAGCGCGTCGGCGACACCGAGCCGGGCCGCGGCGCGCACGGCCGCGGCGCGGGCGGCACCGAACACGATCTCCCGCAGCCGCATCGCCGGCTGCGGGACGGGAACGGCCTGGACGGGAGTGATGGTGGGGGTGGAGGTGGGGGGTGTGCTCACGGTGGTCATGCCGTCTCGCTTCTCCTCGTACGGGGGTGCACCGGTCAGCACATTCCGGCCGGTGTGGACGTCGTGCAGACGTTGCCGGTGAAGACGTTGCCCGTGCCGGCGTATTCGTTGGCCAGATCGGCCGGCCGATTGCCCGTCACGACGTTGCCGCTGATGGTGTTGTCGCTGTTCTTCGCTCCGACGAAGCTCTTGAACAGCACGACGCCGCCCGAGAGCGGTGTGGCCCCCACGTTGTCGCGGATCACGTTGGACCGCACCTCGGTGGTCTCGGCGCCGGTGAGGACGATTCCGGAACCCTGGAGCGCGGGCAGCCGGGCGGAGGCGGCGCAGAACTTGTTGTTCCGGCTGATCCGGTTGGACCGGAT
This window contains:
- a CDS encoding FAD-dependent oxidoreductase, translated to MNENVDLHVPVLIVGGSLVGLSASLFLGRLGVEHLLVEKHAATSTHPRGRGNNVRTMEVFRRAGVEQEIRAAASVLAENHGILQAGSLTGDDQEWLFKEIDPGGALARFSPTGWCLCSQNDLEPVLLDRAREQGGDLRFSTELLSFEEDESGVGAVLKSRETGEHTTVRADYLIAADGPRSPIREQLRIGRSGAGDLFHNVSITFRSRRLAEVIGDRRFIVCYLTDPAADGALLPVDNKEQWVFHAPWQPDRGETLEDFTDERCAEHIRRAVGAPDIDVKITGKAPWHAAERVADRYSRGRVFLAGDSAHEMSPTGAFGSNTGIQDAHNLAWKLATVLRGEAGPGLLDTYGAERLPVARATSERASARSGEHSHPGYAPPPTVGGGKRGGMLNVALGYRYVEGAVLGVGPDQPVVPQGMQLTGEPGSRAPHLWLRRAGERISTLDLYERSFVLLADGADVAWRRAAARVGDRLAVRLDAFGIGTGPGGDLEPEAGADWAAAHGTSTEGAVLVRPDGFVAWRSETGVPDAEATLLDVMVSLLRRD
- a CDS encoding beta-ketoacyl synthase N-terminal-like domain-containing protein, which translates into the protein MSIREDRRTVVTGIGVVAPNGTSTETFWKQTQEGMSVLDRVTREGCEQLPLHVAGEVRGFDPVSLIEERYLVQTDRFTHFAMAAADMALDDARLGRADYEDKPFSVGVVTAAGSGGGEFGQRELQRLWGQGSKYVGPYQSIAWFYAASTGQISIRGGFKGPCAVVASDEAGGLDALAHADRSIRRGTDAVVVGAAEAPLAPYSVVCQLGYRDLSTGEDPTRAYRPFTSDACGFVPAEGGAMFVVEEAGAARERGARIRAELAGHAATFTTAMRWEESREGLAHAIEGALREAGCAPEEIDVVFADALGVPAADRAEALALADALGPHGRRVPVTAPKTGIGRAYCGAPVLDAAAAVLAMENGLIPPTPNVFEVCHDLDVVTGRARAAELRTALVLSRGLMGSNAAMVLRHPAGRDA
- a CDS encoding methyltransferase is translated as MTTVSTPPTSTPTITPVQAVPVPQPAMRLREIVFGAARAAAVRAAARLGVADALGETPATAAELAAVVKTEPVPLQRLLRALTCYGIFTETADGAFAHTDMSRLLRENDPNSLRYISLWCTEPWTWDVWPRLDDAVRTGRNVFEDVHGKEFFDYLHQDAHESAQVFNRAMTTSSMQSAQDVAALLDLTGVSVVADIGGGQGHVLASLLEKHPSLSGTLMDLPGVVARADERLRDGGPLAGRAGIVAGDCREGIPVAADLYIIKNILEWDDDSTRRALRSVVAAARPGARVVVIENLVDDTPSMRFTTAMDLLLLLNVGGAKHTRQSLVDRLSEAGLLIGEVRPVNPYLHAFECVIPG
- a CDS encoding SchA/CurD-like domain-containing protein, translating into MTTTLSERISQSAFDGSRLRVVLLLDLYDGAQTQFLEAYERLRNQVASVPGHISDQLCQSIENPSQWLITSEWESAPPFLAWVNSEEHVATVQPLHGCVRDTRSLRFSVLRETGKAFEPAAAPLMGSLQSSPRLGDGVVRHALTFTVKPGTEEIVAKILADYDSPKAQVDESTRLRRTSLFMHGNRVVRAVEVEGDLLAALRHVSRQPEVRAVEEAINPYLEQDRDLSDPNSARMFFTRAALPTVHHVSAGRHAPVDVRRHALFYQAKEGCGMALARLLAGNDEEAADDVTSPVDSSTIFQRDDIVVRLLEVDGPLDAQPAQSLGIHGHGKAARLARLLDGDANAAPTSDQDAARFLARSEMRLITDRSAAES
- a CDS encoding cupin domain-containing protein, with amino-acid sequence MTMHRPRIVDLSETQPNRRRGGDLRALLTPTAVGATSGFMGLAIVQPGDRIGEHYHPYSEEFVYVVSGLLEVDLDGEPHAMRPDQGLLIPPHVRHRFRNVGDIEARMVFHLGPLAPRPELGHVDTEHTDTAEHGAPPERTEAAS
- a CDS encoding SRPBCC family protein — protein: MSGHTENEIVIAAPLDIVWDMTNDLENWPSLFSEYAAVEIVERDGERTTFRLTMHPDENDKVWSWVSERTTDRPGRTVRARRVEPGPFQHMDIRWEYSEVPGGTRMHWAQDFAMRPDAPVDDAWMTDNINRNSRVQMELIRDKIEQRDRERRSTSVTAG
- a CDS encoding beta-ketoacyl-[acyl-carrier-protein] synthase family protein, producing the protein MTRRVAVTGVGVVAPGGIGAPAFWDLLANGRTATRGITLFDPAGFRSRIAAECDFDPAAYGLDADEVARADRYVQFAMVAAREALADAGLDQERTDPWRMGVSLGSAVGGTTRLEHDYVAVSGSGARWDVDHRPAGPHLERAFSPSSLASAVAEQVGAHGPVQTVSTGCTSGLDAIGYAFHSIEEGRVDVCIAGASDSPITPITVACFDAIKATSANNEDPEHASRPFDSRRDGFVMGEGGAVLVLEELEHARARGATVYCEIAGYATFGNAYHMTGLTSEGLEMAEAINRALGHAGIAASDIDYVNAHGSGTKQNDRHETAAVKRALGAHAHDVPMSSIKSMIGHSLGAIGAIEIAACVLALVHQTVPPTANYESPDPECDLDYVPRTARPLKLRSVLSVGSGFGGFQSAVALTRTGGRTP
- a CDS encoding TcmI family type II polyketide cyclase, with translation MHHALIVARMAPESAPDIAELFAASDSSELPHLVGVTRRKLFQFGDVYLHLIESERPPGPEIAKVTGHAAFKDISDRLTAFISPYDPQTWRGPKDAMAQEFYCWERDTTA
- a CDS encoding acyl carrier protein; its protein translation is MTDRLTYDELAVLMKKGAGLTVDPREMESRPGTAFDDFGLDSLGLLGIVGVLENRHGQPLPAEADRCRTPREFLDLVNNNLMTGA